The proteins below come from a single Leptospiraceae bacterium genomic window:
- the fliW gene encoding flagellar assembly protein FliW — protein sequence MTKEIETKPFGKMEIDERQILDFPDGILGFENYTQFALIEENQESPFKWLQSLTEIDLAFIVIQPDLFAPDYKPVLAKEDLDGIDLASLDEAVVMTIVTIPNDNPQKMTANLQGPVVINPKNGKAKQFISKNENHPVRKMILENAPAEKV from the coding sequence ATGACAAAAGAAATAGAAACTAAACCTTTCGGAAAAATGGAAATTGACGAGAGGCAAATCCTAGATTTCCCCGATGGGATTCTAGGATTTGAGAATTATACTCAGTTTGCGCTGATTGAAGAAAACCAAGAAAGCCCTTTTAAGTGGTTACAGTCTCTCACGGAGATCGATTTGGCTTTTATTGTGATTCAGCCGGATTTATTTGCTCCTGACTACAAACCAGTTCTTGCCAAAGAAGATTTAGACGGAATTGATCTTGCTAGTCTTGACGAGGCAGTTGTAATGACAATAGTTACCATACCTAACGACAATCCACAGAAGATGACTGCAAACTTACAAGGTCCTGTAGTAATTAACCCAAAGAACGGAAAAGCAAAACAATTCATTTCCAAAAATGAAAATCATCCTGTTCGAAAAATGATTTTAGAAAATGCTCCTGCGGAGAAAGTTTAG
- a CDS encoding transposase yields MREYPKEFKLESVRLFLANGKQRNKTAKELGVPLTTLRGWIKKI; encoded by the coding sequence ATGAGAGAATACCCAAAAGAATTTAAACTAGAATCAGTAAGACTATTTTTGGCAAATGGAAAGCAGAGAAATAAAACTGCTAAAGAATTAGGAGTTCCTCTAACGACATTAAGAGGTTGGATAAAAAAAATATGA
- the flgK gene encoding flagellar hook-associated protein FlgK, whose protein sequence is MGSTFSGLEVGKKGLSVHQQALHTTGHNISNADNKNYARQRVQITAAEPMYDPSLNRAMVAGQIGQGSKVPEIERIRDSFIDDRIQETSSNKDYWSARNDYLYRIEMIFNEPGGMTLRGQMDQFWSAWEELANYPDESAHRSVVKEKAIGLGNRIEDTYRKLTQLQDQANKEVESKTNQLNLYGDSIRALNEKIQKAEALGDRPNDLYDKRDGLLQELSELVDINIGRSDKDEFMVFIGQQIFVQGSKKENVEMIGNPENEGKLKLVWERDGKDVLLRSGRLQGLIEVRDFVLREKINNVDTFAINLTDTVNEIHKDGFGMNGKTNLNFFQPRDLALNSNAEYDTDGDGVNDKTAIYRVTGRTTLDADRPIAISGTITIQKNDEKSTQVLIPYNVDDTLNDVIKRINRSEAGVVAFMNHDNQLVLKGVVAENNIRENFMIRHLEDSGNLLVGMTGILNGSGTAGSFDYNRLGEISKLQAPPQDITFTPQFHPAAFVRISDDIANNVNNIAAARGKDVGGTGDYNKANGQKDGSNALLVASFLRDKPMMVNYDQNFADFYNGMISKIGTEARESKQELGTQVALLNEFEKLRQSVMGVNLDEEMANMVQYQHSYNAAAKMINVQNEMLDVLINRLGV, encoded by the coding sequence ATGGGTTCTACATTTTCAGGTCTAGAAGTTGGTAAAAAAGGATTATCCGTTCATCAACAAGCTCTACATACTACGGGTCATAATATTTCAAATGCAGATAATAAGAATTATGCGCGTCAACGTGTGCAAATCACCGCCGCAGAACCAATGTATGATCCTTCTTTAAATCGTGCGATGGTTGCTGGTCAAATTGGACAAGGCTCTAAAGTTCCGGAGATCGAAAGAATTAGAGATAGTTTCATAGATGATAGAATCCAGGAGACAAGTTCTAATAAGGATTATTGGTCTGCACGTAATGATTATCTTTATCGAATCGAAATGATTTTTAATGAGCCGGGTGGAATGACTCTTCGCGGACAAATGGACCAATTCTGGTCTGCATGGGAAGAACTTGCCAATTACCCCGATGAAAGTGCTCACCGCTCTGTCGTAAAAGAAAAAGCGATCGGACTTGGAAATCGAATTGAGGATACTTACCGTAAACTCACACAACTCCAAGACCAAGCAAATAAAGAAGTAGAATCTAAAACCAACCAACTGAATTTATATGGCGATAGCATACGCGCGTTAAATGAAAAAATCCAAAAGGCAGAGGCACTTGGTGACAGACCAAATGACTTGTATGACAAACGAGATGGACTTTTACAGGAATTATCTGAACTAGTAGACATTAATATTGGAAGAAGCGATAAAGACGAGTTCATGGTTTTTATTGGTCAACAAATCTTTGTCCAAGGCTCCAAAAAAGAAAATGTTGAAATGATTGGAAATCCTGAAAACGAGGGAAAATTAAAACTCGTTTGGGAACGTGACGGCAAAGACGTATTACTCAGAAGTGGTCGTTTGCAAGGTTTAATTGAAGTTCGTGATTTTGTATTACGTGAAAAAATTAATAATGTAGATACATTTGCCATTAACCTCACAGACACAGTCAACGAAATTCATAAAGACGGATTTGGAATGAATGGAAAAACGAATCTCAATTTCTTCCAACCTCGTGACCTTGCTCTAAATTCCAATGCAGAGTATGATACCGATGGAGATGGAGTTAATGACAAAACAGCGATTTACCGCGTAACCGGTCGCACAACGCTTGATGCGGATAGACCAATCGCAATTTCTGGAACAATTACAATTCAAAAAAACGATGAGAAGTCTACCCAAGTTTTAATTCCGTATAATGTAGATGATACTTTAAACGATGTAATCAAAAGAATCAACCGCTCGGAAGCAGGAGTGGTTGCATTTATGAACCACGACAATCAACTTGTATTGAAAGGCGTTGTCGCTGAAAATAATATCCGTGAAAACTTCATGATTCGTCACTTGGAAGATTCTGGAAATCTTCTAGTTGGTATGACTGGAATTTTAAACGGAAGTGGAACGGCTGGATCGTTTGACTATAATCGTTTAGGCGAAATTTCTAAACTACAAGCTCCACCCCAAGATATAACCTTTACTCCACAATTTCATCCTGCTGCCTTTGTTCGTATTTCTGATGATATTGCGAATAACGTTAATAATATTGCCGCGGCTCGTGGGAAAGATGTTGGTGGAACTGGCGATTACAATAAGGCGAACGGACAAAAGGATGGATCGAATGCTCTCCTTGTCGCAAGTTTTCTAAGAGACAAACCGATGATGGTGAATTACGATCAGAATTTTGCTGACTTTTACAATGGTATGATTTCTAAAATCGGAACCGAAGCCCGCGAGTCAAAACAAGAGCTTGGAACCCAAGTGGCCCTTCTAAATGAGTTCGAAAAACTTCGTCAATCTGTAATGGGTGTTAACCTCGACGAAGAAATGGCGAATATGGTACAATACCAACATTCTTACAACGCTGCGGCTAAGATGATAAATGTGCAAAACGAAATGTTAGATGTTCTTATCAATAGACTAGGAGTATAA
- the flgN gene encoding flagellar export chaperone FlgN, whose amino-acid sequence MKLEQLEAAFKEEINIYKSLLILETSKKEAILRSNGKHLENYTKQTSMMMNTLTNVEAKRTNLVNDFFANEKDAAVVPTVTEFLNRLDKVTLAKFKPLTNDLKFVVMDLKEKITVNEELLKSKLDIFSLSIDALKTASESPVSELYGDNSKSKSRTNVMLNMRA is encoded by the coding sequence ATGAAACTTGAACAATTAGAAGCTGCATTCAAAGAAGAAATAAATATCTATAAAAGCCTACTTATCTTGGAAACAAGCAAAAAAGAAGCTATTCTGCGCTCCAATGGAAAACATTTGGAGAATTATACCAAACAGACTTCGATGATGATGAATACTCTCACTAATGTCGAAGCCAAAAGAACTAACTTGGTAAATGATTTTTTTGCCAATGAAAAAGATGCGGCAGTTGTTCCGACTGTAACAGAATTTTTAAATCGTTTGGACAAAGTTACCCTCGCCAAATTTAAACCGCTTACAAATGATTTAAAATTTGTAGTAATGGATTTGAAAGAAAAAATAACCGTAAATGAAGAATTACTCAAATCAAAGTTAGATATTTTTAGTCTTTCGATTGACGCATTAAAAACAGCAAGTGAATCCCCAGTTTCCGAATTGTACGGAGACAATAGCAAATCAAAATCACGCACTAACGTAATGTTAAACATGAGAGCATAA
- the csrA gene encoding carbon storage regulator CsrA, which produces MLVLARRLNQSIIIGNDIEIVIVDIKGDQVKIGIKAPKTVSVHRAEIHQEIQDENIQAKNVQIKPEDLGKISDILKKKPQ; this is translated from the coding sequence GTGTTAGTTTTGGCTCGCAGACTCAATCAGTCCATCATCATTGGTAACGATATAGAAATCGTGATCGTGGACATAAAGGGCGACCAAGTAAAAATTGGAATCAAAGCACCCAAAACCGTCTCCGTTCACCGCGCCGAAATCCACCAAGAAATCCAAGATGAAAATATCCAAGCCAAGAACGTCCAAATCAAACCAGAAGATCTTGGTAAAATAAGCGATATTTTGAAGAAGAAGCCGCAGTAG
- a CDS encoding MBL fold metallo-hydrolase: MKVTVLGTHSAFSTGTFKESVEIKHIQDLIEKSNSNKKTSLEISELEKILSQHKERVYLPRFQSNFLLEFKTKGKIKDHLYRLVIDFGSDIRHSLANIGLKMGDIDGYYCSHPHADHIGGVEGIALSTIFNPYWNPQKTEWLRKPQADPTDKSLENILDRLFKKESLPNDCKPDLWGHREVLENLWEAARPGLDTLQGVKRVAVDTYFNPIPMVKDIEYEIADGKRVWRFYTIESTHVIGGTSHMPSYGLIFECSDGQKIYFPTDTLLMMPPTMRAFYVSSDVIYQDCETGPRSGVHSHIDDIRKCEAEVKKKCYLYHYTEDPVVDPDEFKGILRIGDIHEY; this comes from the coding sequence ATGAAAGTTACAGTATTAGGAACCCATTCCGCATTTTCAACAGGAACATTTAAAGAAAGTGTGGAAATCAAACATATACAAGACCTAATTGAGAAATCAAACTCAAATAAAAAAACTTCTTTAGAAATTTCTGAGTTAGAAAAAATACTTAGCCAACATAAAGAAAGGGTTTACCTACCTCGATTTCAAAGTAATTTTCTTTTAGAATTTAAAACAAAAGGAAAAATTAAAGACCATCTCTATAGATTAGTCATAGATTTCGGAAGCGATATACGCCATTCACTAGCAAATATTGGACTCAAAATGGGGGATATTGATGGTTACTATTGTTCTCATCCTCATGCAGACCATATAGGAGGTGTTGAGGGAATTGCCCTTTCTACTATTTTTAATCCCTATTGGAATCCCCAAAAAACAGAATGGCTTCGTAAACCACAAGCAGACCCGACAGATAAATCTCTAGAAAATATTTTAGATAGACTATTCAAAAAAGAGTCTCTGCCTAATGACTGTAAGCCTGATTTATGGGGACATCGAGAAGTATTGGAAAATTTATGGGAGGCCGCAAGACCTGGATTAGACACTTTACAAGGTGTGAAACGAGTAGCTGTCGATACTTATTTTAACCCAATTCCAATGGTGAAGGATATTGAATATGAAATTGCCGACGGAAAAAGAGTTTGGAGATTTTATACAATCGAATCCACTCACGTAATCGGGGGTACTTCTCATATGCCGTCCTACGGACTAATCTTTGAATGCTCTGATGGACAAAAGATTTATTTTCCGACTGACACATTACTCATGATGCCCCCAACAATGAGAGCATTTTATGTGTCGTCTGACGTTATTTACCAAGACTGTGAAACTGGACCTCGAAGCGGAGTTCATTCACATATTGATGATATTCGTAAATGTGAAGCTGAAGTCAAAAAAAAATGTTACTTGTATCATTATACAGAAGATCCAGTTGTTGACCCTGATGAATTCAAAGGAATACTTCGAATTGGTGACATACATGAATACTGA
- a CDS encoding BrnT family toxin has protein sequence MVFEYDPEKNKTNIKKHGVDFEEAISVFGDPFLSISEDDSQSKEERFIAFGRSQKERSLFVVHCYRTKENKEEIIRLISARRLTKFEKKCLEEL, from the coding sequence ATGGTATTTGAATATGATCCAGAAAAAAATAAAACAAACATCAAAAAACACGGAGTCGATTTCGAAGAAGCAATCTCGGTCTTTGGGGACCCATTCCTCTCAATCTCAGAAGACGATTCGCAGTCCAAAGAAGAAAGATTCATTGCGTTTGGTCGTTCCCAAAAAGAAAGGAGCCTATTTGTCGTCCACTGCTATAGAACCAAAGAAAACAAAGAAGAAATTATCAGGCTCATCTCAGCTAGAAGGCTTACCAAATTCGAAAAAAAATGTTTGGAAGAATTATGA
- a CDS encoding DUF2442 domain-containing protein, translating to MNAKVIKVRPIGKSILYLKFNSGESGLFDIAPYWNSSFFQELQDINYFRKVKVWNGTVQWPHEQDFAPETLYLESRKKLVIT from the coding sequence ATGAATGCAAAAGTAATAAAAGTCAGACCAATAGGCAAATCTATTCTGTATTTAAAATTCAATAGCGGAGAATCGGGGTTATTCGATATAGCTCCCTATTGGAACAGTAGTTTTTTTCAAGAATTGCAAGATATAAATTATTTTAGAAAAGTAAAAGTTTGGAATGGAACAGTCCAATGGCCGCATGAGCAGGATTTTGCGCCAGAGACACTTTATCTAGAATCTCGAAAAAAATTAGTCATCACTTAA
- a CDS encoding YceI family protein, with translation MKRLVLLIIIFTFHSSVNSEPADKVNHLKNCIRVYLLHSFKKVTGVCTTPIIEGLEIDFKSGEYEVLKPFSISCDFKNLKSGNNNRDSHMLEILNYPKENLIQIQILKTERKNQSYTFDAKIILNGISDTKEIQGNLKKSEKEDLIIEGNFPISLSKFKVERPSLLFISIQDEISIRFQVTLE, from the coding sequence ATGAAACGACTTGTTTTATTAATAATTATTTTTACTTTTCATTCATCAGTAAATTCAGAGCCAGCGGATAAAGTGAATCATTTAAAAAATTGTATTAGAGTATACCTACTACACTCTTTCAAAAAAGTGACTGGTGTATGCACAACTCCAATTATAGAAGGATTAGAAATAGATTTTAAATCTGGGGAGTATGAAGTATTAAAGCCATTTTCAATTAGTTGTGATTTTAAAAATTTAAAATCTGGAAATAATAATCGTGACTCTCATATGTTAGAGATTTTAAATTATCCAAAAGAGAATTTGATACAAATTCAAATTCTAAAAACGGAACGAAAAAATCAAAGTTATACCTTTGATGCGAAAATTATTTTAAATGGAATTAGTGATACAAAAGAAATCCAAGGCAATCTGAAAAAAAGTGAAAAGGAGGATTTAATTATTGAAGGCAATTTTCCTATTTCGTTATCCAAGTTTAAAGTAGAACGTCCGTCTTTACTTTTTATTTCGATTCAAGATGAAATTTCAATTCGGTTTCAAGTGACATTGGAATAA
- a CDS encoding DUF4160 domain-containing protein: MPAISMFYGIIIYMYFYDNKKHKLPHIHVQYQEDEIILSIPDGDILEGNLKSNKLKLVYAWMEIHQEELMANWALAVKGERVFNIDPLK; the protein is encoded by the coding sequence ATGCCAGCGATTTCTATGTTTTATGGAATTATTATTTATATGTATTTTTATGATAATAAAAAACATAAATTGCCACATATACATGTTCAATACCAGGAAGATGAAATAATACTTTCTATCCCTGATGGAGATATTTTAGAAGGAAATTTAAAATCAAATAAGTTAAAATTAGTGTATGCTTGGATGGAAATTCATCAAGAGGAGTTAATGGCAAATTGGGCGTTAGCAGTTAAAGGAGAAAGAGTTTTTAATATTGACCCTTTAAAATAG
- a CDS encoding SET domain-containing protein, whose translation MKRIRLVFVVLLFSCTSFVKSPPQFKVDSYRESDLQVLKSKIPGAGNGVFTKVNLPTGETLGPYTGRFISDAEHIKLSERDEWQYLMGLEDCVTKYTNGYKVIDGRGGSIMTIINYAPKELQNVRYHKICEPPFVQIVTTKPVKAGEELYVDYEWIIFMIL comes from the coding sequence ATGAAAAGAATTAGGTTAGTTTTTGTTGTTTTATTATTTAGCTGTACTTCCTTTGTTAAATCCCCTCCCCAATTTAAAGTAGATTCTTATAGAGAATCGGATTTACAAGTTTTAAAGTCAAAGATTCCGGGGGCTGGAAATGGCGTTTTTACAAAAGTTAATTTACCTACTGGAGAAACTCTCGGTCCTTATACGGGTCGATTCATTTCGGATGCTGAACATATAAAACTTTCTGAAAGAGATGAATGGCAGTATTTGATGGGTTTGGAAGATTGTGTTACGAAGTATACCAATGGGTACAAAGTAATCGATGGTCGTGGTGGAAGTATTATGACAATTATTAATTATGCTCCGAAGGAATTGCAAAATGTGCGTTATCATAAAATTTGCGAACCTCCCTTTGTTCAAATCGTTACAACAAAACCAGTTAAAGCAGGTGAAGAATTGTATGTAGATTATGAATGGATTATATTTATGATTTTATGA
- a CDS encoding flagellar hook-associated protein 3 — translation MRITNQISNNTLVNTLARHQSQLDETQNQLGTGLKMSRPSDEPSAAANNMYFRSRVHELDQFMGNVNEGKARLQLVDGQLERVTEILQRVRVLTVQASNGIYQGDKGFELEVAIGKEINELLKATVDIANTRDATGRYLFGGFTIDRPPFEAVEAKMKGLKGIEVQDQIIGVEYRGDIGDQLREIERGEYMGVSVAGNKAFWGTNMSITANKDSSGYSSTSDQKFKIDGVEISVAVGDSLDDIIDKINSSPLDVKASKLGSDNITLSSTSPHQIWLEDADGGTVLRDLGLVEVNYSEPPTNYAKDATVAGNSIFDVMIQLRNDLTAKDQERISGRDLGDIDMALENILRHRSIVGAKMNRMEEHAKRIDFDKSFMAELLAKNEAIDFPETIMNLKWLETIHQSALQVGSKVIRPTLMDFLR, via the coding sequence ATGAGAATTACCAATCAAATTTCCAATAACACTCTTGTAAATACTTTAGCAAGACACCAATCCCAATTAGACGAAACACAGAACCAATTGGGAACAGGTCTAAAGATGAGTCGCCCTTCCGATGAACCTTCTGCAGCGGCTAATAATATGTATTTCCGGTCTCGTGTCCATGAATTAGATCAGTTCATGGGAAATGTAAACGAAGGGAAAGCACGTCTTCAATTAGTAGATGGACAACTAGAGCGAGTAACAGAAATTTTACAACGTGTTCGCGTACTTACCGTACAAGCATCTAATGGGATTTACCAAGGCGATAAAGGTTTTGAACTCGAAGTTGCGATTGGAAAAGAAATCAACGAACTTTTAAAAGCGACAGTTGATATAGCAAACACTCGTGATGCTACAGGTCGTTACTTATTCGGTGGATTTACAATTGACCGACCTCCGTTTGAAGCTGTAGAAGCAAAAATGAAAGGTCTAAAAGGAATTGAAGTCCAAGACCAAATCATCGGCGTGGAATACCGCGGTGATATAGGCGACCAACTCCGTGAAATCGAGCGCGGCGAATACATGGGAGTAAGTGTTGCTGGGAATAAAGCATTTTGGGGAACCAATATGAGTATTACGGCTAACAAGGATTCTTCCGGATATTCTTCCACATCTGACCAAAAATTTAAAATTGACGGTGTAGAAATTTCCGTTGCAGTTGGTGACTCTTTAGATGACATCATCGACAAAATCAATAGCTCTCCATTGGACGTAAAAGCAAGTAAACTAGGTAGCGACAACATCACCTTATCCTCTACTTCTCCTCACCAGATTTGGTTGGAAGATGCTGACGGAGGAACTGTATTACGTGATTTAGGTCTTGTAGAAGTAAACTATTCAGAGCCTCCTACTAATTATGCAAAAGATGCGACTGTTGCGGGTAATTCCATATTTGACGTAATGATCCAACTTCGTAACGACCTAACTGCAAAAGACCAAGAAAGAATTTCCGGTCGTGATTTGGGTGATATAGATATGGCGCTTGAGAATATCCTTCGTCATCGTTCTATCGTTGGGGCTAAAATGAACCGTATGGAAGAACATGCAAAACGAATTGATTTTGATAAGTCTTTTATGGCGGAACTTCTGGCAAAGAATGAAGCAATCGATTTTCCTGAGACCATCATGAATTTAAAATGGCTTGAAACAATTCACCAATCGGCTCTACAAGTCGGTTCTAAAGTGATAAGACCTACCTTAATGGATTTTTTACGTTAA
- a CDS encoding response regulator yields the protein MYLIQSILTQIVPSAIIIRATNGKQAVEKFLIDKPNIIFMDIQMPEMDGNEATIEIRKLEKNSRIPIIALTANTTKEEIETCFKSGVDDYASKPIIKDRFRKIFDKWLNLN from the coding sequence ATGTATTTAATCCAAAGTATTTTGACTCAGATAGTTCCTTCAGCAATAATCATTCGAGCGACAAATGGTAAACAAGCTGTTGAAAAGTTCTTAATTGATAAACCAAATATCATATTTATGGATATTCAGATGCCAGAAATGGATGGGAATGAAGCAACTATCGAAATTCGTAAACTCGAAAAAAATTCTCGTATTCCAATCATTGCACTAACGGCAAATACTACAAAAGAAGAAATTGAAACTTGTTTCAAATCAGGAGTTGATGATTATGCGAGTAAACCTATTATAAAAGATAGATTCAGAAAAATATTTGATAAATGGCTAAATCTGAATTGA
- a CDS encoding SH3 domain-containing protein, which yields MFKKPIKFILIVCLISFILCKPKQSEESIEVRDLKLSKGIGFTVIDNIPVYKEYKIGSPLLTHLPIDSELKITGFLKTEYRGIILDWIGIKKEDTVGYIPGSYLTKQNLAVFNPIEERTGMITASYLRVREKPSLTAKVISQVPRGTTVTILMEGITLQTIEDRTDKWVQIKTSDGKIGFSFKGFIQDVFEKDLSNTESGYIELTSLDLKYWKSPGKVIIQDPVDGNPDDFCKLLLKFYPKPGAILKVSEKKTVDSKTYYKMDHHNSGCDFACPCGLQDFHETWFSEEQVKYIPEADITDYSLSKYEKTEYMELLKEYAKMRNNKVNYSYIKFLEKKIKTLSGLENEIFELRDEYANSVRVFLKKENQFQLLLGGSHCNSYSYIDINGDGIFEITETSGGNDGGGQSYTNKVFYLKKGIYEKIFEYNTMYSQEYRIDAELNNSNIILTHYRRQYDQEKGEFTDQEDVELTEIYTFKNGNFTLTKEIKKTN from the coding sequence ATGTTTAAAAAACCTATCAAGTTTATTTTAATAGTATGTTTAATTTCATTTATTTTGTGCAAACCCAAACAGTCTGAAGAATCGATTGAAGTTCGAGATTTGAAATTATCAAAGGGAATCGGGTTTACTGTGATTGATAATATTCCAGTTTACAAAGAATATAAAATTGGAAGTCCATTACTTACCCATTTACCGATTGACTCAGAACTCAAAATTACTGGTTTTTTAAAAACTGAATATCGAGGTATTATTTTAGATTGGATTGGAATTAAAAAAGAAGATACAGTTGGTTACATCCCCGGCTCTTATTTAACAAAACAAAACTTAGCCGTGTTTAACCCAATAGAGGAAAGAACGGGAATGATTACTGCTTCTTATTTGCGAGTAAGGGAAAAACCATCGTTAACCGCAAAAGTAATTTCACAAGTTCCAAGAGGAACTACAGTTACAATTCTAATGGAAGGAATCACCTTACAAACAATCGAAGATCGAACAGATAAATGGGTTCAAATAAAGACTAGTGATGGAAAAATCGGATTTTCCTTTAAAGGATTTATACAAGATGTATTTGAAAAAGATTTATCGAATACGGAAAGCGGTTACATCGAATTAACCAGTTTAGATTTAAAATATTGGAAAAGTCCGGGGAAAGTTATTATTCAAGACCCAGTAGACGGTAATCCAGATGATTTTTGTAAGTTACTATTAAAATTTTATCCAAAACCGGGAGCTATTCTAAAAGTATCTGAAAAAAAGACCGTAGATTCTAAAACTTATTATAAAATGGATCATCACAATTCAGGTTGCGATTTTGCATGTCCTTGTGGATTACAGGACTTTCATGAAACCTGGTTTTCGGAAGAACAAGTGAAGTATATTCCTGAAGCGGATATTACTGATTATTCTCTTTCTAAGTATGAAAAGACAGAATATATGGAATTATTAAAAGAATATGCAAAGATGCGGAATAATAAAGTTAACTACTCGTATATAAAATTTTTAGAAAAGAAAATTAAAACTTTATCTGGACTAGAAAATGAAATATTTGAACTAAGAGATGAATATGCGAATTCTGTTAGAGTATTTCTTAAAAAAGAAAATCAATTTCAATTGCTACTCGGTGGTAGTCATTGTAACTCTTACAGTTATATTGATATTAACGGAGATGGAATTTTTGAAATTACAGAAACAAGTGGGGGAAATGACGGTGGTGGTCAATCCTATACGAATAAAGTATTTTATCTTAAAAAAGGTATTTATGAAAAAATCTTTGAATATAATACAATGTATTCTCAAGAATACCGAATTGATGCTGAGTTAAACAATTCTAATATAATTCTGACTCACTATAGAAGGCAATACGACCAAGAAAAAGGAGAATTTACAGACCAAGAAGACGTAGAACTAACAGAAATTTATACTTTTAAAAACGGTAACTTTACATTAACCAAAGAGATAAAGAAAACAAATTAG